A region from the Brassica napus cultivar Da-Ae chromosome C8, Da-Ae, whole genome shotgun sequence genome encodes:
- the LOC106428647 gene encoding zinc finger protein SHOOT GRAVITROPISM 5-like, with protein MAEQQQQHDHHKELQLLPSPLSTESPVRTLLPTVTTTDHHHSSSMFHHDLDLKLSISLSTIPTATVEHVSDGGGGGVEALKWQAAEQIRLAAIEKAYAERVRELTRREMEMAQSEFARARVMWQKAREEVERAERLKERSMTKIDTACLEITCHSCSQRFRP; from the exons atggcTGAACAACAGCAGCAACATGATCATCACAAAGAGCTTCAGCTTTTACCTTCTCCACTGTCGACGGAATCTCCGGTAAGGACACTCCTCCCAACAGTGACAACAACCGATCACCACCATTCCTCATCCATGTTCCACCACGATCTCGACCTCAAACTCTCCATCAGCCTTAGCACAATTCCAACGGCGACCGTGGAGCATGTAAGCGATGGCGGCGGAGGAGGTGTGGAGGCTCTGAAGTGGCAGGCGGCGGAGCAGATAAGACTGGCGGCGATAGAGAAGGCTTACGCCGAGAGAGTCAGAGAGCTGACTCGCCGTGAGATGGAGATGGCTCAATCTGAGTTTGCTCGTGCAAG GGTGATGTGGCAGAAGGCGAGGGAGGAGGTTGAGAGAGCGGAGAGGTTGAAGGAGAGATCAATGACCAAGATCGATACGGCTTGCTTGGAGATCACTTGCCACTCTTGCAGTCAGCGTTTTAGGCCTTAA